In the genome of Deltaproteobacteria bacterium, the window CCAGAGCAGGCGCGCGGCGCGCAGCTTTGCCACTTCCATGTAGAAGTTCATGCCGATGGCAAAGAAGAACGAGAGGCGACCGGCGAACGCGTCAATGTCGAGACCCTTCGACAGCGCGGCGCGCACGTATTCGAGCCCATCCGCAATCGTGAACGCCAGCTCGAGATCGCAGGTCGCCCCAGCTTCTTGCATGTGGTAGCCGGAGATCGAGATCGAGTTGAACTTCGGCATCTCCTTGCTGGTGTACTCGATGATGTCGGCAACGATCCGCATCGATGGCTTGGGCGGATAGATGTAGGTGTTGCGCACCATGAACTCTTTGAGGATGTCGTTCTGAATCGTCCCGGTGAGCTGCGCGCGTGGCACGCCTTGCTCTTCGCCGGCGACGATGAAGTTGGCCAGCACTGGTAGCACGGCGCCGTTCATCGTCATCGACACCGACATCTTGTCGAGCGGCACGCCGTCGAAGAGAATCTTCATGTCTTCGACCGAATCAATGGCGACGCCGGCCTTGCCGACGTCGCCGACGACGCGCGGATGATCGCTGTCGTAGCCGCGATGGGTGGCGAGGTCGAAGGCGACCGACAGACCCATCTGACCGGCGGCGAGGTTGGCGCGATAGAACGCGTTCGACTCCTCCGCGGTGGAGAAGCCGGCGTACTGGCGCAGCGTCCACGGCTGTCCCGCATACATCGTCGAGCGCGGTCCGCGTATGAATGGATAGGCGCCGGGAGTGCTGTCGGAGAAGTCGAGGTCGGCGACATCGGCTTGCGTGTAGAGCGGCTTCACCTCGATCCCCTCGGGCGTGTGCCACACCAGGCCGTCCGGGTCAGAACCTTTGCGGTCTTTGGTGGCGAGTTTGCGCCAGAGGTCGAGGTCGGCTCGGTTGGTTGTCTCCGCCATGCAGCGACTCCTTACAATGAGGCCGTCAGAACCGGCGTCAGCGCGAGATTACCAATTCTCCCTGTCGGCGCAATGGCGGCCGGTGCGTTCGCACATTGGTGGAACGCGCGCTCTCCCTGTGGCTGCGGTGGACATCGTTTCCATGCACTAGCATACTCAGCTTCAACTGAGTGTCGCTATGGACTGCGCGGGTTGTGGAAAAGCAAACCGGGATGGTGCACGATTCTGCGACGGCTGCGGCAAGCCGCTCGCGCCGCGTTGCCCGGCGTGTAGCACTGAGTGCCGGGCTGACGCGCAGTTCTGCGACGGCTGCGGCGCGGCCTTAGCTTCAAGCGACAAGTCTAAAGCTCAAAGCCAACCCCTAACCCCCAACCCCGTAACCCCCAACCCCCTGTCGGAAGCGCGCAAGGTCGTCACCATCATCTTTGCCGACCTGATCGGTTCGACGTCGCTGCACGAACGCCTCGACGCAGAGTCGACGCGCCGCCTGATGGATCGCTACTACCGCGCGCTGCGCGGTGCCGTCGAAACCCACGGCGGCACTGTCGTCAAGCTGCTCGGCGATGGCGTCATCGCCGCCTTTGGCGTGCCGCGCGTGGCGGAGGACGATGCCCTCCGTGCCGTGCGCGCGGCGGTCGCCATGCAACAGGTTTTCCGCACGCTCGCCGCCGAGCAAGCCGCCGCCGTCGGCGAACTCGGCCTGCGCGTCGGCGTCAACACCGGCGAGGTCGTGGTCAGCGCCGGCAACGACGATGTCGTCGGCGATCCGGTCAATGTTGCGGCGCGGCTGCAGCAGGAAGCGCACGACGGTGAGGTCCTGATTGGCGAGTCGACGCGTCGCCTGGTCAGCGAGTTGGTGACGCTGGCGCCGGCCGGCGTGCTCAGCCTGAAGGGTCGCGCGGAGACAGTCGCGGCCCACCGCGTGGTGTCGCTCGAGCGGCCCGCGGGCGCAGCCGCGACGGCGTTCGTCGGACGCGACGACGAGCTGCGGCGTGTGCTGGCGGTCTACGACGCGGCCGTGACCACGCCCGCGGCGCGTCTGGCGGTGATCCTCGGGTCGCCGGGTTTGGGCAAGTCACGCCTGCTCGACGAAGTTGCTCGGCAATTGGGCGACGGCGCCACGGTGTTGACCGCGCACTGCGAGTCGGCCGGCGGCGCTACCTTCGCGCCTCTCGCCAAGGCGGTGCGAGAGCTGCTGGGTGTAGGGCGAACGGAGCGGACCGGTCCGTCGGATCCGTCCAGCGACGACGCGCTGCGCAGCACCATCGCCGCCGCCCTGCCCGAGACCACCGAGCATGCCCGCATCGCTGACGGCATCGCCGCGCTGCTCGCCGGCACGCCGGGGTCACCCGAGGAAACTTTCTTTGTCGTCCGCCGCTTCCTCGCTGCGCTCGCCACTACACGTCCCGTCGTACTCGCCATCGACGATCTGCAGTGGGCGGAGCCGCTGCTGCTCGACTTGGTTGAGCACCTAGTGCAGTGGGGCAAGGAGGCGCGCCTGCTGGTGCTGGCCGCCGCGCGACCCGAGCTGCGCGACACGCGCTCATCGCTGACCATGTCGGGCGGCCTTGTCGCGGATGTGGTCACGCTCGCAGGCCTCGATGCCGGTGCGGCGACCCAGTTGGCCGCCAACGTGATCGGCGCCGACGCGCTGCCCGCGGCGGTCGCCGGCCGCGTGCTGGCTGCGAGCGAAGGCAACCCGCTGTTCGTCGGCGAGCTGGTGCGCATGCTGGTCAACGACGGCGCGCTCAAGCGCGAAGGCGATCGCTGGACCGCAGCCGTGGATCTCGCCGCGCACGACATGCCGCCGACGATTCATGCGCTGCTCGCTGCGCGCATCGAGCGGCTGCGTCCGGAGGATCGCACGGTGCTGGAGCGGGCCGCCGTCGTCGGCCGGCAATTCTCACGGGCCGCAGTGGCGCACTTGCTGCCGCGTGAGATCACCGATCTCGACGCGCGACTCGAATCATTGCGGCGCAGCGAGTTGCTCGAACCGGACGCCAGCTGGTTCCTCGGCGAGCCAGCGCTGCGCTTTCATCACGGGCTGACGCGCGACGCGGCGTACCGGCGTGTGCTGAAAGGGACGCGTGCGGAGTTGCACGCTCGCTTGGCGGAATGGATCGAGGCGAAGGTCGGCGAGAGTATCGAACACGACGAGACGCTGGGCTGGCACTTCGAGCAAGCGCATCAGCACCTGCGCGAGCTCGGGCCGATCGACGCACCGGGACGCGCCTTTGGTGCGCGCGCCGCGCGCTACCTCGGGGCGGCAGGCCGGCGGGCGTTGGCGCGCGATGACTTGCCGGTAGCCGCGAACTTGCTCGGACGCGCGCTCGACCGGCTCGATGCCAGTGATCTGGCGCGCGCCGATCTCGCCCTCGATTGGTGCGAGGCGCTGCTGTCCGCCGGTGATGTCGGCCCGGCGGCGAAGGCGATTGCGGAGCTGGCTCGCTTCATAGACCGTCCCACTCCGGACCCTAACCCCCAGCCCCTAGCCTCTAACCCCCATCTTTCTGCATGGCACACCTGCTTCACCGGTCAGCTCGCCGTGCTCACCGATCCGCAGGCGCTGCGCGCCACTGCTGACGCGGTCGCGGCTGCGGCGGACGAGTTCGCCGCGGCGGGTGATGCCGCCGGCGAGGCGAAGGCGCACTCAGTGCACGCGCTCGCGTTGCAGCGCCTCGGCAAAGTCGGCGCCTGCGAGGCCGCGCTCGACAAGGCGCTGGCCGCGGCGCGGCGGGCGGACGACCGGCGGCGGTCGAACGCGGTGCTGGCCGGCGCGCCGCTCGCCGCGCTGTGGGGTCCGAGCCCGGTGACGCGCGCTAGCGGCCGCTGTCTCGACGTGGTGCGCGTGCTGCGCATCACCCAGGGCGCGCCTGCGGTGGAAGCTGTCGCGCTGCGTTGTCAGGCGGTGCTCGAAGCACTGCGCGGGCGCACCGAGGCGGCGCGGCGGATGATCGCGTCGTCGCGGCGCATGGTCGAAGAGTTGGGCATCACGCAAGGGCTGCTCGAGGCCGAGATGTTCGCCGGCCTCATCGAGCTGATCGAGGGCGACGCGGTGGTGGCCGAGCGCAGTCTGCGCACCGCGTACGAGGGTTTGCGCACCCACGGACTCGGCATCGACGCCGCGCGGGCGGCGGCGTTGCTGGGGCGCGCGCTGTTCGCGCAGGGTCAGGTGGCCGAAGCCGAGGCGCTCAGTCACGAGAGCGAGGCGCTCGCTGGCGACGACTTGCAGGCGGCGATCGCCTGGCGCCGCGTCCGCGCGGAGACACTCGCCGCCAGTGGCGAGCACACGGCGGCAGTGCACGTCGCTCGCGCCGCGGTCGACATCGCGGGCGCCACCGATGCCTTGCTGCTGCACGCCGACGCGCGGCTCGCGCTCGCCGTGGCGTTGCGTGCCGCTGGCCGGCGGGACGAAGCCGATGCTGAAGAAGCGCGCGCAATCGAACTATGGGAGACGAAGGGTGCTTCGCTGCTTGCCGAACGAGTGCGCCGGGAGGGACTGAGCTTCAGGTCCCCTCTCCCTCTGGGAGAGGGTGAGGGCAGAAGGGACGAGACGCCGCGGCTAGATCGCCCTCACCCCACCCCTCTCCCAAGCGGCGAGGGACCGGAGAGAAAGCGCCGAATACAAGCAAACGCCGCGACCGCGAATGCGGCTCACATGGACGCCGCGGTCGCCGCTCGCGACATCGACGCGTTCGTTGCCCTCCTCGCCGCCGACGCCGAGAACGTTCACCATCCTACTGGCACGGCGTTCCGCGAGGGGGACGCGCTCGATGGCTACCGTGGGCTCCTGACGACCGAGAACTTGACGTTCGTGCACGAGCCGCTGGCCACCCTGGGCAACTCGCTCGCGCTGTGCCGTGGGAATGTGTCGTTCAGTGCCCTTGGGTCGTTCAGCACCCTTGCCGAAGACATTCCCTTCGGCGCCGTCGAGAGCGAGAACATCATCCTGATCGAGGTTGACGCGCACGGGCGACGTTCGCTTTCCGAGTTCTTCGCGATCGAGCGTTTAGCTGACGCCGTCGTCCGGTTGTACGAGCGCTATGCCGAGCTTCTCCCCGAAGGCCCGGCGCGCACGCGCGCTGTGGTGACGGCGCGCTCGATCGCGGCGCTGCTGGCGCCGCTCGACCTCGACCGCTTTGCCACAGCCTTCGCACCGGATATCGAATTCGTCGACCACCGCACGCTGGGTCTGCCGTCCGGACAAGGACTCGAAGGCATGCTGCACAGCTTCGGGGTCTTGTTGGAACTTGCGACCGATATCGCCGTCCATGTCGACGAGCTGCTTCGTCTGCAACCCGACGGGATTCTCATGAGCTTTCGGACCACGGGCACCGACCGCGTGAGTGGCGGTGCGTACGAGCGCGAGTTTCTCGTCTTCTGGATCTTTGGAGCCGCCGGCCGTGTGACGTACATCGAGCACTTCGATTCCGATCGCGGCGGCGAGGCGCTCGCGGGCTTCGACGCGCTGACGGGCGCTCCGAAGGTTGTAACGCGCCGCGTGCGGCCGAACGCCGCGACCGCGAACGCCGCTCGCCTCGATGCCGCGATCGCGGCCAGGGATGCCGGCGCACTTCCCGCGCTGCTCGCCGACGGGTCGGAGATCGTGCACCATCCCACCGGTGCCGTGTACGGCGGGCGGGGTGCGCTGAGTAACTGGCGCGCGCTCTTCAGAGCCAAAGACGTGCGGTTCGCGAACGAGCCGCTGGCGACGCTGGGCGATTCGCTCGCACTGTGCCGCACAACCGTATCGTTTTCCGCACTTGGCGAAGGCGACATCGCACCCTTCGGTGCGGTCAGCAAAGACGAGATCATTCTGATCGAGGCTGATGCGCGCGGACAACGCACGCGTGCGGAGTTCTTCGCCGGCGATCGGCTGGGCGATGCCGTGGCGCGCCTGTACGAGCGCTACGCCGACCTCCTCCCCGATGGTCCCGCGCGCAAGCGCGCCGCGGCGACGGCGCGCTCGGTCGCGACGATTCTGGGACCGCCCGACGTCGATCGCTTTGCCCCGATGATCGCGCCCGGCATCGAGCTGTTCGATCACCGGCGCGTCGGAATGGGGACCGGGCACGGAGCCGAGGCCTTCCTGAACGGGCTCCGTGCCCTCCTCGAGATCGCCGATGACGTCACGGCACGCATCGATAACGTCCTCGGTCTTCGATCCAACGTGTTCCTCGTACGCCGCATCAGCTCGGGCACCGAGCGTGTCGGCGGCGGTGCCTTCGAGCGGCATCTCCTCGTGCTCTGCACCTTCGGAACGGATGGCCTCGTCACCCGCAACGAGCAGTTCGACGTCGACCGCATCGCCGAGGCGCTCGCGCGTTTCGACGAATTGACGGGCAACGTCGAAGAGCGGCCGATGAACCCCTCTGTCGCTCCCCTTGGCAAGGGGAGAACAAAAGAGGGGTCGCCGACACTCACCAATCGCCGCGTGCGGCCCAACGCCGCGACGGCGAATGCCGTCCGTCTCGACGCCGCGGTCAGCGCGCGCAACGCCGACGCGCTGTCCGCCTTGTACGCCGAA includes:
- a CDS encoding nuclear transport factor 2 family protein, with the protein product MDCAGCGKANRDGARFCDGCGKPLAPRCPACSTECRADAQFCDGCGAALASSDKSKAQSQPLTPNPVTPNPLSEARKVVTIIFADLIGSTSLHERLDAESTRRLMDRYYRALRGAVETHGGTVVKLLGDGVIAAFGVPRVAEDDALRAVRAAVAMQQVFRTLAAEQAAAVGELGLRVGVNTGEVVVSAGNDDVVGDPVNVAARLQQEAHDGEVLIGESTRRLVSELVTLAPAGVLSLKGRAETVAAHRVVSLERPAGAAATAFVGRDDELRRVLAVYDAAVTTPAARLAVILGSPGLGKSRLLDEVARQLGDGATVLTAHCESAGGATFAPLAKAVRELLGVGRTERTGPSDPSSDDALRSTIAAALPETTEHARIADGIAALLAGTPGSPEETFFVVRRFLAALATTRPVVLAIDDLQWAEPLLLDLVEHLVQWGKEARLLVLAAARPELRDTRSSLTMSGGLVADVVTLAGLDAGAATQLAANVIGADALPAAVAGRVLAASEGNPLFVGELVRMLVNDGALKREGDRWTAAVDLAAHDMPPTIHALLAARIERLRPEDRTVLERAAVVGRQFSRAAVAHLLPREITDLDARLESLRRSELLEPDASWFLGEPALRFHHGLTRDAAYRRVLKGTRAELHARLAEWIEAKVGESIEHDETLGWHFEQAHQHLRELGPIDAPGRAFGARAARYLGAAGRRALARDDLPVAANLLGRALDRLDASDLARADLALDWCEALLSAGDVGPAAKAIAELARFIDRPTPDPNPQPLASNPHLSAWHTCFTGQLAVLTDPQALRATADAVAAAADEFAAAGDAAGEAKAHSVHALALQRLGKVGACEAALDKALAAARRADDRRRSNAVLAGAPLAALWGPSPVTRASGRCLDVVRVLRITQGAPAVEAVALRCQAVLEALRGRTEAARRMIASSRRMVEELGITQGLLEAEMFAGLIELIEGDAVVAERSLRTAYEGLRTHGLGIDAARAAALLGRALFAQGQVAEAEALSHESEALAGDDLQAAIAWRRVRAETLAASGEHTAAVHVARAAVDIAGATDALLLHADARLALAVALRAAGRRDEADAEEARAIELWETKGASLLAERVRREGLSFRSPLPLGEGEGRRDETPRLDRPHPTPLPSGEGPERKRRIQANAATANAAHMDAAVAARDIDAFVALLAADAENVHHPTGTAFREGDALDGYRGLLTTENLTFVHEPLATLGNSLALCRGNVSFSALGSFSTLAEDIPFGAVESENIILIEVDAHGRRSLSEFFAIERLADAVVRLYERYAELLPEGPARTRAVVTARSIAALLAPLDLDRFATAFAPDIEFVDHRTLGLPSGQGLEGMLHSFGVLLELATDIAVHVDELLRLQPDGILMSFRTTGTDRVSGGAYEREFLVFWIFGAAGRVTYIEHFDSDRGGEALAGFDALTGAPKVVTRRVRPNAATANAARLDAAIAARDAGALPALLADGSEIVHHPTGAVYGGRGALSNWRALFRAKDVRFANEPLATLGDSLALCRTTVSFSALGEGDIAPFGAVSKDEIILIEADARGQRTRAEFFAGDRLGDAVARLYERYADLLPDGPARKRAAATARSVATILGPPDVDRFAPMIAPGIELFDHRRVGMGTGHGAEAFLNGLRALLEIADDVTARIDNVLGLRSNVFLVRRISSGTERVGGGAFERHLLVLCTFGTDGLVTRNEQFDVDRIAEALARFDELTGNVEERPMNPSVAPLGKGRTKEGSPTLTNRRVRPNAATANAVRLDAAVSARNADALSALYAELVETVHHPTGVTYDRQGALASLRILLHADEVRLASDPLATLGELFALCRQSLSHSAIDSDDFAPFGPVEREHIALIEVDAHGQRTRSEFFTVDHLSDAVSRLYERYAETLPEGPACTRAAATARSVAALVGPPDLDRYASALAPAVEFVDNRTVGFASGRGADKLLRGFRSLLEMAIDVATRVDDILRLEPDALLARWTTSGTDRVSGGAFESHFLLLWLFGTDGLVVHDETFDAERVDDALARFDALTGSARSLPLAKGGQEGFGFGSSGQIPLNPPLSKGDRTAVSPTPRIENAATQVGNRLVDALNARDWERFVALLPPGFRNIDRQRIVQLDVDRDRFLETLRPMFETLSSSTFTNEVLATRGNRLMLARVLWEGSGDSVGWSEFEWLDIIELDDNSDLIAEVTFDPDALDAAYDELDERYAAGAGARYGFAPARPIFDCVARRDWAALATLLSPALDVHDHRPLGWETLRGPAAFIDSLKALAELAPDVRMWVDHVIESAHRALNVGTLRGTREGGVFEDTRVAVSDHDEQRRVRRLDFYTVEQLDEAWARFEEISAGAIDNLGSTLRDGPEKMGPPQGEWKLSSRDNNRTVRPEEPPSSGGVSKGVLATPSLAGPDLLRIPPNAATRTVDRHGQALAARDMEALARLCTPTMVFDDRRRGVLLTGGGDMFIASSRIIASARVARTLLATAGDRLALEHLRWSGEAAGQEWEVENLSLQEVDADGLSIAIIAFDPGDRRAASVEMLDRDPRCDAVQRAMGDHDLDRLRAALPADFVFDDHRRTGLGRLGRDDYVASLAVLFEQTPDVIIETLYTIAAEEHRNLSMGHMFGTLANGGEFESVAVRLASFSDDGVVTVELFEPEDLDVARARFEELGGIVAKNPSVSPLGKGRTEEGSTDPLRIPPNAATRANVRSFEFIATRDWSAFRALTSADFIFDDRRKRSLVSGDVELFIKNLEVVISWQVSRRTLELLATVGDRLALDRIAFAGDHDGGTFEGEFLRLTEIDADGRLRAVIHFDLDDGRVAFAEAQARFVAGEAALVGGQVPIAALIRALGRQDWEVLSNVLAPDAAICDRRGLAIMGEVSGEQWVESLRTLAELAPDMDWELVRILAWNRHGRVGVGRLFGTTRDGGPFENAFVAVLLSSGDHVQRYEFFDIGDIDQALARFAELCAELRE